In bacterium, the genomic window CTTGCCGAGAATCGTCTGCGTTGTCTGGATGAACTCGTCCGCGAGTCCGCCGTGAGCCACGATAACCATGCCGATCATTTCATTCCCTGCATTAATCCGCGTTCCCCCGATCCGGCGTGGGACGCGAAATTTCGTGATGACGATTGAGTTCGCGGTGAGTCACGGTGATGCGGTGGCGGCCGTCGGCGAGCAACCGGCCGAGCGCCTCGACGATCGCGACCGATCGATGGACGCCACCGGTACAACCCACCGCCACGGTGAGGTAGGCTTTACCTTCTTTTTCGTAGTACGGCAACAGGAAGCGAAGCAGGTTTCCGAAATTCTCGACCAGCTTTCGCGCCGCTTCGTGCGACAGAACGTAGTCCGCGACGTCCGGGTCAAGGCCCGTTCGGTCCTTCAGTTCCGGCACGTAGTAGGGGTTTGGCAGAAAACGCACGTCGATCACGAGATTCGCGTCGGTGGGCACGCCCTTCTTGGCGGAAAAGCTCATCAGCGAGACGTGCATCGGGTGCCGCCCGGTGACGGTGAAGCGCTCCTTCAGGATCCGTTTCAGATCGTGGATCGAGATCTTCGAGGTATCGATGACCATCGACGCCAGATCGCGCAGCCGGGCAAGCTGTTCGCGTTCCCGGGCGATCAACGCACGCAGGTCGCCGCCGTCGTCGTGGTCGAGCGGGTGGCGGCGCTTGGTGTCGGCGTAGCGGCGAAGCAGCGTGGCGTCGTCGGCGTCCATGAACAACAGCGAGATGTCGATGCCGTCCGCCCTCGCCTGGCGAAACGTTTCCTCGAACAGATCGGCGAACTCCGGCTCGCGCGCGTCCATGAGCAGCGCGAACCGCGAGAACTCGGTCGTGATGTGCGTCAGTTCCAGGAGCTTCGGCAGAAGCTGGAGCGGGAGGTTGTCGACGGCGTAATAACCGAGGTCCTCCAGGTCGTGCAGCGCCGTGTTCTTGCCCGATCCGGAAAGGCCCGTGACGATGACGACGGAAACGTCCTTCATTCGCCGTCCCCCGTGTCGTCGTCAACCGCGCCAAGCGAAATTCGTTCGAGCAGGCTCGCCTGAAACGACTGCGCCGCGTTGTAGCCTTCCATCTTCAGCAGATGATTGCGCGCGGCGACCTCGACGATCGCCGTCATGTTGCGGCCGGGGCGAACCGGCAGCGTCACCATCGGCATCTCCACGCCGAGAATCTGGTAGCTCTGTTCGTC contains:
- the rapZ gene encoding RNase adapter RapZ encodes the protein MKDVSVVIVTGLSGSGKNTALHDLEDLGYYAVDNLPLQLLPKLLELTHITTEFSRFALLMDAREPEFADLFEETFRQARADGIDISLLFMDADDATLLRRYADTKRRHPLDHDDGGDLRALIAREREQLARLRDLASMVIDTSKISIHDLKRILKERFTVTGRHPMHVSLMSFSAKKGVPTDANLVIDVRFLPNPYYVPELKDRTGLDPDVADYVLSHEAARKLVENFGNLLRFLLPYYEKEGKAYLTVAVGCTGGVHRSVAIVEALGRLLADGRHRITVTHRELNRHHEISRPTPDRGNAD